Proteins encoded together in one Xenopus laevis strain J_2021 chromosome 6L, Xenopus_laevis_v10.1, whole genome shotgun sequence window:
- the cyc1.L gene encoding cytochrome c-1 L homeolog yields MAAACLVLRRSLRGAVLQGGRVAWPVAPQANMSFSALSRGRKVALSTLGILVAGGSGLAFALHQSVKASELELHPPSYPWSHSGFLSSLDHGSIRRGYQVYKQVCAACHSMEYLAFRNLIGVSHTEAEAKALAEEFEIQDGPDENGEMFLRPGKLSDYFPKPYANEEAARASNNGALPPDLSYIANARHGGEDYIFSLLTGYCDPPAGVTLREGLYYNPYFPGQAVGMAPPIYNEVLEYEDGTPATMSQVAKDVSTFLRWASEPEHDHRKRMGLKVLMISSILIPLIYYMKRHRWSVLKSRKIAYRPPK; encoded by the exons ATGGCGGCGGCGTGCCTGGTTTTGCGGAGGTCGCTGCGGGGAGCAGTACTGCAAGGGGGACGGGTGGCCTGGCCGGTGGCTCCTCAG GCCAACATGTCGTTCTCGGCTCTGTCCCGGGGCAGGAAAGTGGCTCTCTCTACATTGGGTATTTTGGTCGCTGGAGGCTCCGGTTTGGCATTTGCTCTCCACCAATCAGTGAAAGCCAGTGAATTAGAGCTGCACCCACCCTCCTACCCATGGAGCCACAGTGGATTTCTCTCCTCTTTGGATCATGGCAG CATCCGCCGTGGTTACCAGGTGTACAAGCAGGTGTGTGCCGCGTGTCACAGTATGGAATACTTGGCCTTTAGGAATCTCATCGGCGTCTCCCACACTGAAGCAGAAGCCAAAGCTCTGGCGGAGGAG TTTGAGATTCAGGATGGGCCGGATGAGAATGGGGAGATGTTCCTTCGCCCCGGGAAACTGTCCGATTATTTCCCCAAACCGTATGCCAACGAGGAGGCGGCCAGAGCGTCCAACAACGGGGCCCTGCCCCCAGATCTCAGCTACATCGCCAACGCCAG GCACGGGGGCGAGGATTACATCTTCTCTCTTCTGACTGGTTACTGCGACCCTCCTGCCGGCGTCACTTTAAGAGAAGGACTTTACTACAACCCCTACTTCCCAGGCCAGGCCGTCGGGATGGCACCCCCTATTTATAACGAGGTTTTGGAATATGAGGATG GGACACCGGCCACCATGTCTCAGGTTGCTAAGGACGTGTCCACATTCCTGCGTTGGGCTTCAGAACCAGAACACGACCATCGCAAGCGCATGGGCCTTAAA GTGCTGATGATCTCCTCCATCCTCATCCCTCTCATCTATTACATGAAGAGACACAGATGGAGTGTTCTGAAGTCCAGGAAGATCGCCTACAGACCCCCCAAGTAA